From one Mesoplodon densirostris isolate mMesDen1 chromosome 19, mMesDen1 primary haplotype, whole genome shotgun sequence genomic stretch:
- the ZNF432 gene encoding zinc finger protein 432 → MIQAQETLSFKDVAVDFTWEEWQLLAPPQKDLYRDVMLENYSNLLSVGYRVSKPDALSKLERGEEPWMIEDEIHSQTCPETGNVGNHLQGDWENQRMLKGIEQYQEHNAFGNPVPQSKSHFSFRQNHDMFEFYIKTLKSHLSLVSQGQSYEIKNSTKCNGDGKSFLHGKHEEFHSPVQCPVSAKSISSKSQVIKHQGTHNTEKAHICSECGKAFVKKSQLTDHQRVHTGEKPYGCSMCAKVFSRKSRLNEHQRIHKREKSFICGDCGKVFTMKSRLIEHQRTHTGEKPYICSDCGKGFPGKRNLIVHQRNHTGEKCYVCSECGKGFTGKSMLTIHQRTHTGEKPYICSECGKGFTTKHYVIIHQRNHTGEKPYICNECGKGFTMKSRLIEHQRTHTGEKPYVCNECGKGFPRKNNLIVHQRNHTVEKSFVCGECGKGFTVKSMLIIHQRTHTGEKPYICSECGKGFPLKSRLVVHQRMHTGEKPYRCSECGKGFIVNSGLMLHQRTHTGEKPYICNKCGKGFAFKSNLVVHQRTHTGEKPFTCNECGKGFTMKRYLIVHQQIHMGEKSYICSECGKGFVMETELILHQQIHTGEKPYACNECGRGFTVKSRLVVHQRTHTGEKPFVCSECGKGFSSKRNLIVHQRTHNGNKS, encoded by the exons ATGATCCAGGCCCAG GAAACCCTGTCATTCAAGGATGTGGCCGTGGACTTCACATGGGAGGAGTGGCAGCTCCTGGCCCCTCCTCAGAAGGACCTGTACCGggatgtgatgctggagaactaTAGCAACCTGCTGTCCGTGG GGTATCGAGTCAGCAAGCCAGATGCACTGTCCAAGTTGGAACGAGGGGAAGAACCATGGATGATAGAAGATGAAATCCACAGTCAAACCTGTCCAG AAACTGGCAACGTTGGTAATCATCTGCAGGGTGACTGGGAAAATCAAAGAATGCTGAAAGGTATAGAACAATACCAGGAACATAATGCATTTGGAAATCCTGTTCCTCAAAGCAAAAGTCATTTCTCTTTCAGGCAAAATCATGATATGTTTGAGTTCTATATAAAAACTTTGAAATCACATTTAAGTTTAGTCAGCCAGGGCCAAAGCTATGAAATTAAGAACTCTACTAAATGTAACGGAGATGGGAAATCATTTCTGCATGGTAAGCATGAAGAATTTCATTCTCCAGTTCAATGCCCTGTAAGTGCAAAATCCATCAGTAGTAAGTCCCAAGTCATTAAGCACCAAGGAACTCACAAcacagagaaagcccacatatgcagtgaatgtgggaaagcctttgtTAAGAAGTCTCAGCTCACTGACCATCAGAGAgttcatacaggagagaaaccttatgGATGCAGTATGTGTGCAAAAGTATTCTCCCGAAAGTCCAGGCTCAAtgaacatcagagaattcacaagAGAGAGAAATCCTTTATATGTGGTGATTGTGGAAAAGTCTTCACCATGAAGAGCCGTCTGATTGAACACCAGCgaactcacactggagagaaaccttacatATGCAGTGACTGTGGAAAAGGCTTCCCAGGGAAGcgtaatctcattgtacatcagCGAAATCATACTGGAGAGAAATGCTACGTATGTAGTGAATGCGGAAAAGGCTTCACTGGGAAGAGCATGCTTACTATACACCAGCGAactcatacaggagagaaaccctacatctgcagtgaatgtgggaaaggcTTTACCACAAAGCACTATGTCATCATACACCAACGAAaccatacaggagagaaaccctacatatgcaatgaatgtgggaaagGTTTCACCATGAAGAGTCGTCTGATTGAACATCAGCGAACTCATACAGGAGAGAAGCCGTATGTGTGCAATGAATGTGGAAAAGGCTTTCCCAGGAAGAATAATCTGATTGTACATCAGAGAAATCATACAGTAGAGAAATCCTTCGTATGTGGTGAATGTGGAAAAGGCTTCACCGTGAAGAGCATGCTCATCATACATCAACgaactcacactggagagaaaccctacatctgcagtgaatgtgggaaaggcTTCCCGTTGAAGAGTCGGCTTGTTGTGCATCAGCGAATGCATACGGGTGAGAAACCTTATAGATGCAGCGAATGTGGGAAAGGCTTCATCGTGAATAGTGGACTGATGTTACATCAGCgaactcacactggagagaagccctataTATGCAATAAATGTGGAAAAGGGTTTGCCTTTAAGAGCAATCTTGTGGTACATCAGCgaactcatactggagagaaaccctttaCATGCAATGAGTGTGGAAAAGGCTTCACGATGAAACGCTATCTCATTGTACACCAGCAAATTCATATGGGAGAGAAGTCCTATATATGCAGTGAATGTGGAAAAGGTTTTGTCATGGAAACAGAGCTCATTTTACATCAGcaaattcatactggagagaaaccttatgccTGCAATGAATGTGGCAGAGGCTTCACTGTGAAAAGCCGTCTAGTCGTTCATCAGCGAactcatacaggagagaaacctttTGTATGCAGTGAATGTGGAAAAGGCTTCTCCTCAAAGAGGAATCTCATTGTCCATCAGAGAACTCATAATGGAAACAAATCTTAA